The Psychrosphaera ytuae genome includes a region encoding these proteins:
- the aroA gene encoding 3-phosphoshikimate 1-carboxyvinyltransferase — protein MSESLTLSQKTICSGKVTVPGSKSLSNRALLLAALCEGTTKITNLLDSDDIRHMLTALEQLGVKTELNEDKTECIVHGVGGSFKSPNQELFLGNAGTAMRPLAAVLAFSQVNATLTGEPRMYERPIGHLIDALIPFADNVTYLAEEGYPPLKIRPYAGTKQDRIEFNIDGSVSSQFLSALLMAAPLLNSPVKINVIGELVSKPYINLTLSILASFGVQITNNDFQSFELTGTEQYKSPKTFMVEGDASSASYFLAAGAITGGPIEVFGIGKNSVQGDIQFAEVLAAMGAEVEYFDDHLTVSSNGQLKGIDMDMNHIPDAAMTIATTALFAEGTTKIRNIYNWRVKETDRLAAMATELKKYGAKVVEGHDFIEVTPDKERQVAIDTYDDHRVAMCFSLLSFKPSGITINDPKVTSKTFPDYFERFNSVTN, from the coding sequence ATGTCTGAATCTCTAACCCTGTCACAAAAAACCATCTGTTCTGGCAAAGTAACTGTTCCCGGTTCTAAAAGTTTATCAAATAGAGCGTTGTTATTGGCTGCTTTATGTGAAGGGACAACCAAGATAACCAATCTGCTCGATAGCGATGATATTCGTCATATGCTAACGGCGCTGGAGCAACTTGGCGTTAAAACCGAGTTAAATGAAGATAAAACAGAGTGCATTGTTCACGGTGTTGGTGGGTCGTTTAAGTCTCCTAACCAAGAGTTATTTTTAGGTAATGCGGGCACTGCGATGCGTCCTTTGGCCGCAGTTTTGGCCTTTAGCCAAGTAAACGCCACGTTAACCGGTGAACCAAGAATGTATGAACGTCCTATCGGACACTTAATCGATGCGTTAATTCCGTTCGCAGATAACGTCACTTATTTAGCAGAAGAGGGGTATCCGCCACTTAAAATTCGACCATACGCTGGTACAAAGCAAGATAGAATCGAATTCAATATAGATGGCAGCGTGTCGAGTCAGTTTTTGTCTGCATTACTGATGGCTGCACCATTGTTAAATTCTCCTGTAAAAATAAATGTTATTGGTGAGCTAGTCTCTAAGCCGTATATCAACTTAACACTATCTATTTTGGCGTCGTTTGGTGTACAGATCACCAACAATGACTTTCAATCGTTCGAATTAACCGGCACCGAACAATACAAGTCGCCAAAGACGTTTATGGTAGAAGGTGATGCATCATCTGCCTCATACTTTTTGGCTGCGGGCGCAATCACTGGCGGTCCTATTGAAGTTTTCGGTATCGGCAAAAACAGCGTCCAAGGCGATATTCAATTTGCAGAAGTTCTCGCTGCAATGGGAGCGGAAGTTGAATATTTTGATGATCATTTGACTGTATCGTCAAATGGTCAACTAAAAGGCATTGATATGGACATGAATCACATACCCGATGCAGCGATGACAATCGCAACTACCGCTTTGTTTGCGGAAGGTACGACTAAGATTCGCAACATTTACAATTGGCGTGTAAAAGAAACCGATCGCTTAGCTGCGATGGCCACTGAACTAAAAAAATATGGTGCAAAAGTGGTAGAGGGTCATGACTTTATCGAGGTGACACCTGATAAAGAAAGACAGGTAGCCATAGATACTTATGACGACCATCGAGTTGCGATGTGTTTTTCTTTACTGTCGTTTAAGCCAAGTGGCATAACTATCAATGATCCCAAAGTAACGAGTAAGACATTTCCAGATTATTTCGAGCGTTTTAACTCTGTAACTAATTAG
- the cmk gene encoding (d)CMP kinase, translating into MEHSVPVITIDGPSGAGKGTVCRLLADKLGWEILDSGAIYRVLALASIHHQIEPSDEESLIPLAAHLDVQFVAEQNASKIILEGEEVTHSIRNEEVGGVASKIAALPRVREALLRRQRAFRQSPGLIADGRDMGTVVFPDATIKVFLTASAEERANRRFKELQGKGHDVKIGDLLSDIQARDERDMNRSVAPLVPAEDAISIDSTNLNAHQVFEQLLEVVESKLK; encoded by the coding sequence ATGGAGCATTCAGTACCAGTCATTACCATCGATGGCCCAAGCGGTGCAGGGAAAGGCACAGTATGTCGTCTTTTGGCAGATAAACTGGGATGGGAGATCTTAGATAGCGGTGCTATATACCGAGTATTAGCATTGGCATCGATTCACCATCAAATTGAACCAAGTGACGAAGAGAGCTTAATCCCTTTGGCAGCACACTTGGACGTTCAATTTGTTGCGGAACAAAATGCGTCAAAGATTATCCTCGAAGGTGAAGAAGTTACGCATTCGATTCGAAACGAAGAAGTCGGTGGAGTAGCGTCAAAAATCGCTGCATTACCAAGAGTTCGTGAGGCGTTGTTACGTCGTCAGCGCGCATTTAGACAAAGTCCTGGCCTTATCGCAGATGGTCGAGATATGGGCACTGTTGTCTTTCCAGATGCAACAATCAAAGTATTTTTAACTGCAAGTGCGGAAGAACGCGCAAATAGGCGTTTTAAAGAGTTGCAGGGCAAAGGGCACGATGTTAAAATCGGCGACCTTTTGAGCGATATTCAAGCTCGTGATGAGCGTGATATGAACAGAAGCGTAGCGCCATTAGTGCCTGCAGAAGATGCAATTTCTATTGATTCTACTAATCTTAACGCTCATCAAGTCTTTGAACAGCTGTTAGAAGTTGTTGAAAGTAAATTAAAATAA
- the rpsA gene encoding 30S ribosomal protein S1, producing MTENFAQLFEESLQTIETRPGSIVKGTIVSIERDLVLVDAGLKSESAIPAAQFKNHAGELEVSVGDEVDVALDSIEDGFGETILSREKAKRYEAWVRLEKACEEEEIVKGLISGKVKGGFTVEVEGIRAFLPGSLVDVRPIRDTSHLEGKELEFKVIKLDQKRNNVVVSRRAVIETENSAEREQLLASLEEGSEVKGIVKNLTDYGAFVDLGGLDGLLHITDMAWKRVKHPSEIVAVGDEIDVKVLKFDKEKNRVSLGLKQLGSDPWGDIAGRYPEGSRLKGRVTNLTDYGCFVEIEDGIEGLVHVSEMDWTNKNIHPSKVVSLGDEVEVLVLEIDEERRRISLGLKQCKDNPWEVFAKSHNKGDRVSGNIKSITDFGIFIGLDGGIDGLVHLSDISWNVAGEEAVREFKKGDEIEAVVLQVDPERERISLGVKQMDSDPFSEYLENNKKGAVVKGTIKDVDAKGATVELGTDVEGYIRVSEISRDRIEDASTVLTAGSEVEAKFVGVDRKNRTISLSIKAIDEAEEKQALDNLQNQTPEFENAMAAAFKNAQKD from the coding sequence ATGACAGAAAATTTTGCTCAATTATTTGAAGAAAGCCTTCAAACTATCGAAACACGTCCAGGTTCAATCGTTAAAGGTACAATCGTATCTATCGAACGTGACCTAGTATTAGTAGACGCTGGCCTTAAGTCAGAATCTGCAATCCCTGCGGCACAATTCAAAAACCACGCTGGTGAATTAGAAGTTAGCGTTGGTGACGAAGTTGACGTAGCGTTAGACTCAATCGAAGACGGTTTCGGTGAGACTATCCTTTCTCGTGAAAAAGCTAAGCGTTACGAAGCTTGGGTACGTCTTGAGAAAGCATGTGAAGAAGAAGAGATCGTTAAAGGTCTTATCTCTGGTAAAGTTAAAGGCGGCTTCACTGTTGAAGTTGAAGGCATCAGAGCATTCTTACCTGGTTCTTTAGTAGACGTTCGCCCAATCCGTGACACTTCTCACCTTGAAGGTAAAGAACTAGAATTTAAAGTTATCAAGCTTGACCAGAAGCGCAACAACGTTGTTGTTTCACGTCGTGCAGTAATCGAAACTGAAAACTCTGCAGAGCGCGAGCAACTTCTTGCTAGCCTTGAAGAAGGTTCAGAAGTTAAAGGTATCGTTAAGAACCTAACTGACTACGGTGCATTCGTTGACCTAGGTGGTTTAGACGGTCTACTACACATCACTGACATGGCTTGGAAACGCGTTAAGCACCCAAGCGAAATCGTTGCAGTTGGTGACGAGATCGACGTTAAAGTTCTTAAGTTCGACAAAGAGAAAAACCGTGTTTCTCTAGGTCTTAAGCAACTTGGTTCAGATCCTTGGGGCGACATCGCTGGTCGTTATCCAGAAGGTTCACGCCTTAAAGGCCGTGTTACTAACCTTACGGACTACGGTTGTTTCGTTGAAATCGAAGACGGTATCGAAGGTCTTGTACACGTTTCTGAAATGGATTGGACTAACAAGAACATCCACCCATCTAAAGTTGTTAGCTTAGGTGACGAAGTTGAAGTTCTAGTTCTTGAAATTGATGAAGAGCGTCGTCGTATTTCTCTAGGTCTTAAGCAATGTAAAGACAACCCATGGGAAGTATTCGCTAAGTCACACAACAAAGGTGACCGCGTTTCAGGTAACATCAAGTCAATCACTGACTTCGGTATCTTCATCGGTCTTGACGGTGGCATCGACGGTCTTGTTCACTTATCTGACATTTCTTGGAATGTTGCAGGTGAAGAAGCAGTACGTGAATTCAAGAAAGGCGACGAAATCGAAGCGGTTGTTCTACAGGTAGACCCAGAGCGTGAGCGTATCTCTCTAGGTGTTAAGCAAATGGATTCTGATCCGTTCTCTGAATACTTAGAAAACAACAAGAAAGGTGCAGTTGTTAAAGGTACTATCAAAGACGTTGACGCGAAAGGCGCAACTGTTGAGCTAGGTACTGACGTTGAAGGTTACATCCGTGTATCTGAGATTTCACGTGACCGCATCGAAGACGCTTCTACAGTATTAACTGCTGGTTCAGAAGTTGAAGCTAAGTTTGTTGGTGTTGATCGTAAGAACCGCACTATCAGCTTATCAATCAAAGCGATTGACGAAGCAGAAGAGAAGCAAGCGTTAGATAATCTACAAAATCAAACGCCTGAATTCGAAAATGCTATGGCTGCTGCATTTAAAAATGCACAAAAAGACTAA
- a CDS encoding integration host factor subunit beta codes for MTKSELIEALAEQHQQLPIKDVETAVKSIIDNMAESLSSGDRIEIRGFGSFSLHYRAPRVGRNPKSGESVELGAKYVPHFKPGKELRERVDYK; via the coding sequence ATGACTAAGTCAGAATTAATAGAAGCGCTTGCAGAGCAACATCAACAACTTCCTATTAAAGACGTAGAAACCGCTGTAAAAAGCATCATTGATAATATGGCAGAAAGTCTGTCTAGTGGTGATCGCATTGAGATTCGTGGTTTTGGAAGCTTTTCATTGCACTACAGAGCACCACGAGTAGGTCGTAACCCAAAATCAGGTGAGTCAGTCGAACTAGGCGCGAAGTACGTACCACACTTTAAGCCAGGTAAAGAGTTGCGTGAAAGAGTCGATTATAAGTAA
- a CDS encoding lipopolysaccharide assembly protein LapA domain-containing protein, translating into MGSENGHLTEINLLFIKLTAPLSVLLLSSLFLGAFFTYVMMTITKVFNKKNA; encoded by the coding sequence TTGGGTAGTGAAAATGGCCATTTAACAGAGATTAATCTGTTATTTATAAAACTGACCGCGCCACTTTCTGTTTTACTACTCAGCAGCCTGTTTTTAGGTGCCTTTTTCACGTATGTGATGATGACGATTACTAAGGTATTCAACAAGAAAAATGCTTGA
- the pyrF gene encoding orotidine-5'-phosphate decarboxylase produces the protein MEDKKIVVALDFESQTKALELVDKLDPNLCRLKVGKEMFTHFGPQFINTLHDKGFEIFLDLKFHDIPNTVAKAVKAAAELGIWMVNVHASGGVKMMTAAKEALLPYGDKAPLLIAVTVLTSMSEDDLVELGITRSPKEQVKFLAGLANSAGLDGVVCSAQEAEMLKAEYGSDFKLVTPGIRTADASVDDQKRIMTPEKAVAAGADFLVIGRAITKSPDPIATMKAIYQSISK, from the coding sequence GTGGAAGACAAAAAAATTGTAGTCGCATTAGACTTCGAATCGCAAACTAAGGCTTTGGAGTTAGTCGATAAGTTAGATCCAAACTTATGTCGACTAAAAGTTGGTAAAGAAATGTTCACCCATTTTGGACCTCAATTTATCAATACTCTGCATGACAAAGGCTTTGAGATATTTTTAGACCTTAAATTTCACGATATACCTAATACCGTAGCTAAAGCGGTTAAGGCAGCAGCGGAACTTGGTATTTGGATGGTTAATGTTCACGCTTCGGGCGGTGTTAAAATGATGACCGCAGCCAAAGAAGCGCTATTGCCCTACGGCGACAAAGCGCCATTATTAATAGCCGTAACTGTTTTGACTAGTATGTCTGAAGACGATTTAGTGGAATTAGGCATAACGAGAAGTCCAAAGGAGCAAGTAAAGTTTTTAGCTGGGTTGGCAAACTCGGCAGGCCTTGATGGTGTTGTATGCTCTGCGCAAGAGGCCGAAATGCTCAAAGCTGAATATGGCTCTGACTTTAAGTTAGTTACCCCTGGCATTCGAACTGCAGATGCTTCGGTTGATGATCAAAAGCGTATTATGACACCAGAAAAAGCAGTGGCAGCCGGAGCTGACTTTCTAGTGATTGGACGTGCCATCACAAAGTCTCCCGATCCAATTGCAACAATGAAAGCGATTTATCAGTCGATAAGTAAATAA
- a CDS encoding WYL domain-containing protein: MDYANMEYAINKSKENPLLKKKLDSYTHSQIKQLYFIDFSLFFKGHLNTSSLQERFSLTPADALASFQHYLDCAPENIDLDELNQRYFQSNSFKPLFAYDVRRTLTKITNGISDGFDAIEAQPYPIQAPSLLNTPDLTVVARLSQAIMNGNAVNVIYTSLSSGSSARDLVPHSIVDNGLRWHLRAFDRKSQTFRDFVLTRISKVSLLSNDNDIRETKRYDEEWNSPIKLKIVAHPKNVQFATAIEIDYGMIDGVLEINTNAALAGYLLRRWNVDCSVDAHLTGGEFQLWLKNRNEIKQVQNLAIAPGY; the protein is encoded by the coding sequence ATGGATTACGCAAACATGGAATATGCAATAAACAAATCAAAAGAAAACCCTCTACTTAAGAAAAAATTGGACTCTTACACCCATTCTCAAATAAAGCAGCTTTATTTTATTGATTTCAGTTTGTTTTTTAAGGGGCACTTAAACACATCTTCACTACAGGAGAGATTCAGCCTCACACCGGCTGACGCGCTTGCTAGTTTTCAACATTATCTAGACTGCGCCCCTGAGAATATTGATTTAGACGAATTGAATCAAAGGTATTTTCAAAGTAATAGCTTTAAGCCTTTGTTTGCTTATGACGTACGTAGAACCCTGACCAAAATCACCAATGGAATTTCCGACGGATTCGATGCAATTGAGGCACAACCCTATCCAATTCAAGCGCCATCATTATTAAACACTCCTGACTTAACAGTCGTTGCGCGGTTATCCCAAGCTATTATGAATGGCAATGCGGTTAATGTGATTTATACATCATTATCAAGCGGCTCTAGTGCAAGGGATCTTGTTCCTCATAGCATCGTAGATAATGGATTAAGGTGGCACCTTAGAGCGTTTGATAGAAAAAGCCAAACATTTAGAGATTTTGTATTAACGAGGATCAGCAAGGTTTCACTCTTATCAAATGACAACGATATTCGTGAAACCAAACGGTATGACGAAGAGTGGAACTCACCTATAAAATTAAAAATCGTCGCTCATCCCAAAAATGTTCAATTTGCCACGGCTATAGAAATCGATTATGGAATGATTGATGGCGTATTAGAAATAAACACTAATGCCGCTTTAGCTGGCTACTTATTACGTCGCTGGAATGTTGATTGTTCGGTAGATGCTCACTTAACTGGTGGCGAATTTCAACTTTGGTTGAAAAACAGAAATGAGATCAAACAGGTACAAAACTTAGCCATAGCACCAGGCTATTAA
- a CDS encoding alpha-amylase family protein, whose amino-acid sequence MKTNKTIKAALIGVAALSCTTASADVILHAFNWTYDDVRLKANEIANLGYKKVLVSPAYKSSGNEWWARYQPQDIRVIDNPLGNRVNFEAMVNALRAQGVDVYADIVFNHKANESWKRSDLNYPGQEILQSYSNNVGYYASQTLFGDLSQNYLGAGDFHAPGCIQNYNDRGEVQYYRLCGGNGDTGLPDLDPNNWVVSQQKAYLQALKNMGVKGFRVDAAKHMTAYHLNAVFTPDIKNGMHIIGEIITSGGAGESGYETFLKPYLNETDHAAYDFPLFAQIRAALGYGGSMNLLVDPGAYGQAINPSRALTFSVTHDIPLNDGFRYQILDSTDEYLANAYILGRDGGVPMMYSDHNESNDGGRWQDLYKRTDVVNMIRFHNEVQGQGMQVMASNDCILMFNRGYKGIVAINKCGTSQEIWVDTSNHGLYWYRTYRDTLNASNTQYISSTWHKFTVSARTAHMWLME is encoded by the coding sequence ATGAAAACAAACAAAACAATCAAAGCGGCATTAATTGGCGTTGCGGCATTGTCGTGCACTACGGCATCCGCAGACGTTATATTACATGCATTTAATTGGACGTATGATGACGTTCGACTTAAAGCTAACGAAATAGCTAACCTTGGTTATAAAAAGGTTTTGGTTTCACCCGCTTACAAATCATCAGGAAATGAATGGTGGGCTCGATATCAACCTCAAGATATTCGCGTAATAGATAATCCTTTAGGCAACAGAGTTAATTTTGAGGCCATGGTTAATGCTCTACGAGCACAAGGTGTAGATGTGTATGCGGATATTGTGTTTAACCATAAGGCCAATGAGTCATGGAAACGCTCTGACTTAAATTATCCGGGTCAAGAAATCTTACAATCTTACTCAAATAATGTTGGTTATTACGCAAGCCAGACCCTATTTGGTGATCTGTCACAAAATTATTTAGGGGCAGGTGATTTTCATGCACCTGGTTGTATTCAAAATTACAACGATAGAGGTGAAGTGCAATACTACAGGTTATGTGGTGGTAATGGCGATACAGGTTTACCGGATTTAGATCCTAATAATTGGGTTGTTTCTCAACAAAAAGCCTATCTTCAAGCCTTGAAAAACATGGGGGTAAAGGGGTTTCGGGTAGACGCTGCCAAGCATATGACTGCATATCACTTAAACGCAGTTTTTACCCCAGATATCAAAAATGGCATGCATATCATTGGCGAGATAATAACGTCAGGTGGCGCTGGAGAAAGTGGATATGAGACGTTTTTGAAGCCATATCTCAACGAAACAGACCATGCAGCATACGACTTCCCGTTGTTTGCACAAATACGAGCCGCACTTGGATATGGTGGTTCTATGAACCTTTTAGTCGACCCTGGGGCATACGGTCAAGCGATTAATCCATCACGCGCACTTACTTTTTCTGTAACCCATGATATTCCATTAAATGATGGTTTTAGGTATCAAATTTTGGATTCAACCGATGAATATTTGGCAAACGCATATATTCTCGGTCGAGATGGTGGTGTGCCAATGATGTATTCTGACCACAACGAGAGTAATGACGGTGGACGTTGGCAGGATCTATATAAACGAACGGATGTAGTTAATATGATCCGTTTTCACAACGAAGTCCAGGGACAAGGGATGCAGGTTATGGCGAGTAATGACTGTATTCTTATGTTCAACCGCGGTTATAAAGGGATTGTTGCAATAAACAAGTGTGGAACAAGCCAAGAAATTTGGGTGGATACAAGTAATCACGGTTTATATTGGTACCGTACGTATCGTGACACTTTAAACGCCTCAAATACTCAATATATTTCTAGCACCTGGCATAAGTTTACAGTAAGTGCACGAACTGCCCACATGTGGCTAATGGAATAG
- a CDS encoding lipid-binding SYLF domain-containing protein: protein MKTLKLVLSVLLIIGINGCASMGDGTPGDKRQAILDMEREALQELYRTKPDTRAQISTAPGYAVFSNANVNFIFVAAGTGYGVVKNKVSGETTYMNMAEAGVGLGFGAKDYRIVMVFHNKQAINNFIESGWTFGGNADAGVKANGKGASVEGEAYYGDVTVYTFTESGIALQATIKGTKFWVDKELN, encoded by the coding sequence ATGAAAACTTTGAAATTAGTGCTTTCTGTCTTATTAATAATTGGCATCAATGGCTGTGCTTCCATGGGCGATGGTACTCCGGGAGATAAACGTCAAGCAATATTAGATATGGAGCGTGAAGCGCTTCAAGAGCTTTATCGTACAAAACCAGATACACGTGCTCAAATCTCCACGGCGCCGGGATATGCTGTATTTAGCAACGCGAATGTTAATTTTATATTCGTCGCTGCAGGCACAGGATATGGAGTAGTTAAAAACAAGGTTTCTGGTGAAACGACCTATATGAATATGGCGGAAGCTGGCGTAGGATTAGGGTTCGGTGCTAAAGACTATCGAATTGTGATGGTATTTCACAACAAACAAGCGATTAATAATTTCATAGAAAGCGGTTGGACCTTTGGCGGTAATGCTGACGCTGGTGTAAAAGCAAACGGCAAAGGCGCATCTGTAGAAGGTGAAGCCTATTACGGCGATGTTACAGTTTATACATTTACCGAAAGTGGCATTGCACTGCAGGCTACGATAAAAGGCACCAAATTTTGGGTCGATAAAGAATTGAACTGA
- a CDS encoding bifunctional metallophosphatase/5'-nucleotidase, with the protein MPTMKVLVGWCLVLWSLYTPSASSLEGNKKVANIVFSADMPLINNKVQGDYRQLAFLLNDYRNKAAPTFFLFGGGSIGPSPMSSFDKGAHVIDILNSLEPDVMSVTKREFIYFEDELSMRAYEAGFPILCSNLRDSRTKDPLDGLVRDVVITKNDVSLGIISLIDDSVIDEYLLTRVEVMDKSSTIINQARRYRAANVDAVVLIYSRFNEKILELVNKGVVDLAILVNNDLTDEEKTKLDEIDNHEYFSNSNSALTINLILNGQTKTNSQKFQLSNLPSDTAVSAQIEGYTKRLDRLLDVKLGTFKQQVSTLKVSVRSEENSFANLLADAMKSFVGSDVALINGGVIRGDSIYPKGTEITRRLIATELPFRSRVILLKVKGEQIKAALNNGVSELALRKGRFPHVSGMSYTIENTQGTPSVTNIKISGRPLDKDKTYTMATSDYIFAGGDGYTMFETAEKVDIGVRLTPLLSEVLISYIQERPEIHNRVEGRITVNTK; encoded by the coding sequence ATGCCAACAATGAAGGTATTGGTTGGCTGGTGTCTAGTGCTTTGGAGCTTATATACGCCATCTGCTAGTTCACTAGAAGGTAATAAAAAGGTCGCAAACATCGTTTTTAGTGCTGATATGCCTTTAATTAACAATAAAGTACAAGGTGACTACCGACAGCTAGCCTTTCTTTTAAATGATTATCGGAACAAAGCCGCACCGACATTTTTTCTTTTTGGTGGAGGTTCAATCGGACCGAGTCCTATGTCGTCATTTGATAAGGGCGCACACGTCATAGATATATTGAACTCATTAGAACCTGATGTAATGTCTGTAACTAAAAGAGAGTTTATTTATTTTGAAGATGAGCTCTCAATGCGCGCTTACGAAGCCGGCTTTCCAATTTTGTGCAGTAATTTACGAGACTCCAGAACTAAAGATCCACTCGATGGTTTAGTTAGAGATGTAGTTATTACCAAAAACGATGTTTCTCTGGGGATAATTAGCTTAATTGATGATTCAGTTATAGATGAGTATTTACTGACGCGCGTAGAAGTAATGGACAAGTCTAGTACAATTATCAATCAAGCTAGGAGGTATCGGGCCGCAAACGTTGATGCTGTCGTTTTAATATACTCGCGGTTTAACGAAAAGATTTTAGAGCTTGTTAATAAAGGTGTCGTTGACCTTGCTATTCTTGTGAATAATGATTTAACAGACGAAGAAAAAACCAAGCTAGATGAAATTGATAATCATGAATATTTTTCTAATTCTAACTCGGCCTTGACGATAAATTTAATATTAAATGGTCAAACCAAAACCAATTCTCAAAAATTTCAGTTAAGTAATCTACCCTCTGACACCGCCGTCAGCGCACAGATAGAAGGTTACACTAAGCGTTTAGACAGATTGTTAGACGTTAAGTTAGGAACATTTAAACAACAAGTTTCCACTTTAAAAGTATCAGTTAGAAGTGAAGAAAACAGTTTCGCAAATCTTTTAGCCGATGCAATGAAAAGCTTTGTAGGTAGTGACGTTGCGTTAATCAACGGTGGTGTAATCCGTGGTGATTCCATTTACCCTAAGGGGACAGAGATTACTCGTAGACTCATCGCTACTGAGCTCCCATTTAGAAGTAGAGTAATATTGTTGAAAGTGAAAGGAGAACAAATCAAAGCTGCGTTGAATAATGGAGTAAGTGAATTAGCTTTGAGAAAAGGTCGTTTTCCGCATGTTTCCGGTATGTCATATACCATTGAAAATACTCAAGGAACACCAAGCGTAACCAATATAAAAATAAGCGGTAGGCCTTTGGATAAAGATAAGACATACACAATGGCAACGTCTGATTATATTTTTGCAGGGGGCGATGGATATACTATGTTCGAAACTGCTGAAAAGGTGGATATAGGCGTAAGGCTTACACCACTTTTGTCTGAAGTCTTGATTAGTTACATTCAAGAGCGTCCTGAAATTCATAATCGAGTTGAAGGGCGCATAACGGTAAATACAAAATGA